DNA from Leptospira langatensis:
TCGAAGCCTGCTTTCTTAGCGGCTTCTACATCGAAGTAGATAGGATTGGTTTCGCCGATCGCTTGGCAAAACTCTTTGATCTTTCCTCTCTCCACATCGAATTCGTAACGATCGAGTTTTGTGCCGATCAGGTCTTTTGAAATGCCTTTTTCTGCCATAATCCTTTCCTTGGATTGGTGTTAAAAACTTTCCTAGAATCGAAATAGTTTTATCTCCCTATATTTTGGAGACCAACTATTCCAGTCCATTGCTTTTTACTAACGAACGTTCTGTTCGGAAAAACAGTCGTTCACCGAATACTGTTCATTCGAATGATAAGGGTTGTAAAGTTAAACGTAGGCAAAATCCTGACCTTGTCCTTATGATTTCTTTTGAACCCAAACTTTCCAGGATCGGTATATATTGCCTTGCCTTCTTTCTCTTAACAGAATGCAGACAATTGTCCTCTCGCTCTTTCTTCCAAGAAGAAGAGACAGTAATTCCAGTATGGGATGGGCTTCGCTCCTTAACTAGATCCGGAAGCGTTTGCCAAGGCGATCCTGAAGAAGCGATCAAGAAGATCTCCTATCACTATAAAAAGAATCCTTCCAGATATTCCGGGCTTTCCGTTAAAGAAAGATGGAGGAACGTACAACTTACAGTATTAAAGGATAAGGAAAATCTTCTGAATGAATCTAGGGACAGTTTGTTCCTCTTTCAGAATGGAGACTGTTCTCTATCTTCCGAATTCACGATCAAAGACGCTGAGCTTTCCTATTCTTCAAAAACTATATTCAGTTTTTCTACTGCAGTTCTTTCCCAGTCAGGAGAGAAGGTTCCTGCCTCCGGCAAGTTGGAGATTTCCTTAGGACAAACCCAAATATTCTCCAGAGAAGTTTCCGGCAAAGGGGATAATTGGCAGGATTTCGAGATCCCGATAGGAGAAAATATAGCAAAACTTCTCAGATCCAAACCTGCACCCAATTGGAATTTCAAATGGATCCCTAAACAAGGAGGAGATCTCATCTTTCTGGGTCAGCCAATATTGTATTCCAAGGTATCCGACATCCAAGATTGGGGATCTAAGGAAAACCTAATATTGATCGTAGTAGACGCACTTAGGCCGGATCGTTTAGGCTTTGGAGGTTCTCCAGTCGCTACCAGCCCAAATTTGGATCAGCTTGCCTCCGAGTCTGTGCTATTTGAAAACGCCTTCTCGAATGGGAATTGGACTAAACCAAGCATGATCTCCTTTTTCACTTCTAAGATCGCCTCCGAACTGGGTTTAGGAAACGCTTGGTTCTATTCTACGAATCTACACAGAAAGATCTTTTATTCCAAGGCTCCTTCTACCCTGCCAAATCATCTAAGAGAAAAAGGGTATTTAACTGCGAGCTTCATGAATAATGTCTTTCTCTTGGACTATACGGGAGTGGGAGTCGATTTAGGTTTTCATAAACTATTCCAGCCGGGAAAAGATAAGGCGGATACGGAACTGATCCTGGCAGAGTCGTCAAAATTCCTGAAAGAAAACAAGGACAGAAGATTCTTTCTTCATATTAACATCAATACCCCTCACTATCCTTATCTTCCCGAAAGAAAATATATAGAGGCATTGGAGAAACAAACCCCCACTCAGGTTTGGAACCAGTATGATCCGTTCGTGAAAAAGTATATGGCAGAGATCTTATATACCGACGAGGTCATCGGAAAGATCTTAGAGGAAGCTAAGAAGAACGGAGTCTTCGATAAGACCTGGATCGCAGTCGTTGCCGATCACGGGGAACTGCAATCACTAGAGCATTATTACCATCATCATTTTGTTGCGGAAAATCTACACGCGCATGGAGAATCCCATTACGACGAAGAGATCAAGGTGCCTTGGATCCTTCATCCCCCGCTTTCGGCTAAGACTTATATCAAGAAATGGAAATTCCCGGACCAAGTCTCCCTTCTTTCCTTATTTCCTACCTTAGTTGGTGCATTAGGTTTTCCTTGTGGAGCCAAGGCCTGCGATGGGAACGATTATTCTCTCGCGATGTTCGGAGATTCAGGGCCGGAAAAAGAAGAATATATATATACGGAAGGAAGATTCTCCGAATCCATCCGAAGTAAGGAATTCAAGCTTATCCGAAGATATCCCGGCTACGATTTTGTACGTAGAACAAAAGAAGGACTTCCACATCAAATGTCCGAGGAACTTTACGATCTGGTCAAGGATCCTCAAGAATCCAAGAACCTCGCCTTAGAACCTTCTACTTTGCTAAACAGAGCAAGAGAGGAATTAGCGGCCCATAGTTTAAAAAAGAATACCTTCCGACTTAGATTGCCTGCTTGCGCAAAAGATTGTTTGCGTAAAGTGGATCTAAATCTGCAAGGAGGGATCTACAGGATCTTTTCCCAAGACGATT
Protein-coding regions in this window:
- a CDS encoding sulfatase, with translation MISFEPKLSRIGIYCLAFFLLTECRQLSSRSFFQEEETVIPVWDGLRSLTRSGSVCQGDPEEAIKKISYHYKKNPSRYSGLSVKERWRNVQLTVLKDKENLLNESRDSLFLFQNGDCSLSSEFTIKDAELSYSSKTIFSFSTAVLSQSGEKVPASGKLEISLGQTQIFSREVSGKGDNWQDFEIPIGENIAKLLRSKPAPNWNFKWIPKQGGDLIFLGQPILYSKVSDIQDWGSKENLILIVVDALRPDRLGFGGSPVATSPNLDQLASESVLFENAFSNGNWTKPSMISFFTSKIASELGLGNAWFYSTNLHRKIFYSKAPSTLPNHLREKGYLTASFMNNVFLLDYTGVGVDLGFHKLFQPGKDKADTELILAESSKFLKENKDRRFFLHININTPHYPYLPERKYIEALEKQTPTQVWNQYDPFVKKYMAEILYTDEVIGKILEEAKKNGVFDKTWIAVVADHGELQSLEHYYHHHFVAENLHAHGESHYDEEIKVPWILHPPLSAKTYIKKWKFPDQVSLLSLFPTLVGALGFPCGAKACDGNDYSLAMFGDSGPEKEEYIYTEGRFSESIRSKEFKLIRRYPGYDFVRRTKEGLPHQMSEELYDLVKDPQESKNLALEPSTLLNRAREELAAHSLKKNTFRLRLPACAKDCLRKVDLNLQGGIYRIFSQDDFHLDRVEARSASISVRQTAGKEVILSFQTVEPAFGFRLSITKDGALEDYKSGKWGILSSASVGLYATSPETVASSRQPYEFKTSNLPYWYNDAGLTGNTDSSEQAALGKEVRKVLESWGYIHE